The stretch of DNA AGTCAACGCACAAAAAGGGATAGtgaagtttttcttttttgtccTTACAAAGTCTTACTATATAGTAagaaaatatctatatattttcattaaccagtcaataaaatattaatatcctacacaaatatctagatattttgtgaCTTTAAGACACATCATCCCGTTCAATATCCGAGTTCGTTCTTAAATGAGTTGCACTTCgctcacaaataaattaatgggtaacttaaaattttataataaatctaCAAATTAAAGCTTTACAAAATTTCGGGAATAAATTTTTATCCGACAAATTTTTTGCTCCTTAGCTTAGAAAAATATAAGGagatcaatattttattatagtcGATATATAAAACAGTCGATTAAATTTTGGTGTCATTCAGAGtttgtcaaaatttaaacaGTGGGTATATCTTGCCCGTTTTCAAAACACGTGGCACTTTTTAATTGGACCAGCCAACAACTAGAAGGTTTGTGTAACATGGGAATTTGCTAAGCAAATTTCTCCTAACCTTGCTCATAAATAACAACATCTATACCACCGCCTCTTCACTTATTACAGCTCAATCTATCTCTATCTAGCAAGCTCTTTCCTCAGGGATTCTCGCTCTTGTTTCTGTGTTTTTAGTAAGGTCCTTGTTCAAATGAGTTTTCAAGGCATTGTGGTTCTGTTCTCTATATAAGATTCGAATCTAAACATTGTTTTGGATTAATTTTTGCTATCTTATTggtacttattttttattttctcatcaTAGGATATATACTTAAGATATTTTCCCTAAAGAAGGCAAAATTTATCACTGATTAATTAGTTGATTTTATTGTGTTTTACATGTCCTatataaaaatgagaataataataatataatgataTGAGTTTGTTATAAACATCATACAAGGATAAATGTTGATCACtacaaaattagttaaaatcagtggtttttttatagtatttttaacataaaatgagaataattataatatactatttatgatttattttttctttcaatatttaatttttttacagtgttttttttaatgagtaACTAAAGAAGTCTTTCAAGCATACAATTCATGcacataacaaaatatttttcactaattaattagtcaaatttaatagttttttttatatcatatacaaaataagaataattataatatattaatttgagtTAATTATAAAAACCATATATGACACAAATTGTTGTGGCTAAATAATTGTTagattagtatttttttaacatcAACCACATAAATatgagaataataataatacaataactataatgtttttagactttaatttttttatgttgtatTTATGAAAATGAGAAAGAAGTAGTTGAATGTATAGTTTATACACGAGACAATATTTGttactaatcaattggttaatatttttttaatatcttctaaataaaaatgaaaataattataatatactaatttgaattaattttaaaaataatacacgggataaatagttaaaattagtattaagttttattatagttaaaatttgtattttgtttttcatattattttttaaaaaaaaaagtcattgaAGAAGCCTTTGAAATATACAACTCATAATATAAATGTTTTGTTTGCCATTAATCAATGCATTCAatttagtgtattttttttatcttctaaataaaaatgagaataattattatacaatGATTTGAGTTTATTATAAACATCGTAAAaggatataaatatttgttactaAAGAATAAGTTAAATTTGTATATCTTTTGGAAGTAATATAAAAGGTGGCAGATTGGATATTCATGTAAAACGTTTGCATTTTCGTAAATATCCATTAAACTTTTTATAAGATGTTGACGATGCATTGACATGGTGAAAAAGTTATGTATAATAATCTATTCacagataaatatttattgagatATACTAGAGAGACATCATTGTGAGATTTGATTGGATTTTAATTACACAATTGCATAATGAttaatagtatatttttttacaatcacaatatatatataaattaagaataatgTTCTTTACTACTTAATTATccctaaattattttcatatgaaCATTGTGCCTATCTATATAtggtaatatttttatttttatttaaattattttttataacaataaatgattaaattattttcttatccTATTATGTTGGTTTCTAACCCAACTAAAagttatgataatttttttagctAAAGAGATATGATAGGATAAATTTTAGAATTAACTCATTGTATTTTCTTATCAAAAACTAGatagaattattttattatgtctCTTATCTTACACATTTAGCAAACATTTTAAGATATACATTGTACCtgtgtatgtatgtatatatgaCAAGTTATGGCAATTCGTGTGAATGAGATTCCTAAGTTATAGCAACactcaaaaattaaattcttctactactaattttttctttaataaacagtaaattatattttactatattagttatatataaaaaagcaaatataatatgattttcttTTGGAATTAAACAATGTAAGGGatataaatttgaatctaaataggaatttttatttaaggaatatttttaagattatgTTAAAAACACATCTAACTAAACTGTAGATTATGTTATTAACAGGACAACCTAGATTACGTTGTTAACAACTCAGCATTATCTTGATCTCCAACTTTGTGCTTATAAATACAAGTGAAAGTGTTACTAATAATATATCACAAACCAATtgctcaaaagaaaaaaaaaatgtctttaTCAAATTCCTTTActgtttttgttttatctttagTGGTGTGTTTGGTTATTCCTAAATGTCAAGCTGATGCAAATGCTACACAGACATCAAAACTAGTGATTGATGCAAATTCTGGAAGGCCTATTTCAGACACATTCTTTGGAGTTTTTTATGAAGTAaattaatatcttttaaaaaatgtttatatgaATGTGAAGATTACTTAGTTATTGTGttggtttaaatataattatattgaccaatatttattttttaggagaTTAATCATGCTGGAGGCGGTGGATTGTGGGCCGAACTTGTGTCAAATAGAGgtattgattaaattttatgttgctaatttaatttttgttttagaaatatatcattaatatttttggaAAATGATAACAAATTTCGTTAGGACATTGTTTAAGGAATTAAAAGAATTAACTTTTGGATAGAAAATATTAGGTGGCCGATAATGAGGTGAAAATTTGATTCTCATATTCAgcataaatttaataatactaCATAACAttggtttttttgaaataagaaaaaaaaattgtaaatatatttgttaGAACTATTCGAGTTTTGAGACATGTCGTGACTCTAATGAATTTGAAAACCTATTTCGTTTGAAATTtgttgtatataaaaaataaataaatgatttaatattttattattataaatttatgtttcAGGTTTTGAAGCAGGAGGTTCTAGTGTTCCCTCAAGTATTCTTCCTTGGACAATTATTGGAGACGAATCAAATATTATAGTATCAACTGATCGTAGTTCTTGTTTTGACCGTAATAAAGTTGCTTTGCGTATGGACATTCTTTGTCAAAGAATATCTTGTCCACCTGGTGGTGTTGGTATTTCTAATCCTGGTTATTGGGGCATGGTAAGTAATTCAACATTTTGTTTAATTACTatagtaaaaaatttaatatcatttataattttttttattttttataatcagaACATTGAGCAAGGGAAGAAGTATAAAATAGAGTTCTATGTTAGAGCAACTAGTCCAATTAATTTAGAAGTTTCATTTGTCGGTTCTAATGGAGTAAAATTGGCTTCAACAAACATAAGGTGATAAAttcctttaattcaattaacCTTTTATAACTACTTTATATTTAATCATGAAAGTAATTGAGTTATTTGTAACCAAAATAAACTAATTGAGATGTTAATTAATCCATTTAGGACATTTGGAAAAAATGTAGCAAATTGGACAAAGATGGAGAATATTGTTGAAGCTAATGCAACAGATCATAATTCAAGTCTTCAAATCACAACAAGTCAAAAGGGAATTGTATGGTTAGATCAAGTGTCAGCTATGCCATTGGATACATATAAGGTAATCCCTACACTCTCGTACCCACTTTTTTTCTtgataaaacaatataaattactttaactctattttatttatcatatatatttgatataatttttacttttcAACGACtcatttattttcataaaataaattcttaCTAATAATCTTCTAAGAGTTGACTTACAACttttattaaatcaataaaaattaattaaatttaactaattcaCAACAAGTCAAAAGGGAATTGTATGGTTAGATCAAGTGTCAGCTATGCCATTGGATACATATAAGGTAATCCCTACACTCTCGTACCCACTTTTTTTCTtgataaaacaatataaattactttaactctattttatttatcatatatatttgatataatttttacttttcAACGACtcatttattttcataaaataaattcttaCTAATAATCTTCTAAGAGTTGACTTACAACttttattaaatcaataaaaattaattaaatttaactaatttttttaataatagtaaaattaattatttttatttataataaagacTAAAGTAATATTGTAGATACGCATGATTATTTGGCAGTgccatattaattaaaaaataaatttattttttattaaatggaCTAACTTCATTAATCATATTTGGACACAGGGTCATGGTTTCCGAAATGATATTTTTCAAATGGTGGCAGATCTAAAGCCAAAATTTTTAAGATTCCCAGGTAtgttaaaattataatctttaaAGATCCACCAATTCTATTGTTAGATAATACAAAACAATAAAACTATAAATCTTGGTGTACTTTTATGGCTTaccatttatttattacatgTCACAcgataaaatttttaattttccataaaaataaataaattaaaaataaatttatttgaaattttatgaaGTGAGCTAACATTTGATTCCTTATAGGTGGTTGTTTTGTTGAAGGAGACAATCTAAGAAATGCTTTTAGGTGGAAAGATACAGTTGGGCCCTGGGAACAGAGGCCTGGACACTTAAATGACATTTGGAAATATTGGACTGATGATGGACTTGGTTATTTTGAGGGACTCCaagtatgtttttattattttttattatcatatattaaatatttttcttttatttttttgatgagCTAAACATGTTCCTCGTCAAATTGAAAATActaatctttttgtttttttgagcAGCTAGCAGAGGATCTTGGTGCATTGCCTGTATGGGTGTTTAACAATGGTATATTTTGTAATCTCTAAAAAGTCTATTCTAAACTCTATTCAccattgaaattttgttttgttttgatttctaATTTCTTATTAATCTAATGTTTCTTATAGGTATTAGCCATCATGATGAAGTTGATACAAATGCTATTTCACCATTTGTGCAAGTATAACTTTTTTCctagtttttttaaatttttattcttaGTTAAATTGTAttactatatatttattattattattattattatttacactATGTTTCATTAATAAACAGGAAGCCCTAGATGGTATTGAGTTTGCTAGAGGTTCTCCCACATCACAGTGGGGTTCTCTTAGAGCTTCTATGGGACATCCTCATCCATTTGATTTGAAATATGTTTCAATCGGAAATGAAGATTgcaatttgaaatattttcttgCGAGTACAATTATCATTTGTTTTATACTATTCATagatatttgatatataattaagaaaatagtTTGGAAATTAAATTTTCCGTTTTTTATCATTTGTGTTTTTTGATTGATTAGACAAATACATGAAGTTCTATAAAGCTATAAGACGCGTTTATCCTGATATTCAGATTATTTCAAATTGTGACGGTTCTGTAAATCCACTAAATCATCCGGCAGATATTTACGATTTCCACGTAAGAACTCTTTGttttgctaaaaaaaattaaagctattaattaattttgcatTTTGGTTTGGCCATTCACATTATGTTATCattgttaatgatatttttgttttatcaaTAATTAGATTTATACAAATTCTAAGGACATCTTTTCAATGTCTACCAAGTTCGATAACGCACCACGATCCGGACCAAAGGTatagttattaattatattttttaaagttatttatttaaggAATAATTATTCATGCATTATGATTGATGAATTTGCTCAAATCGTAGGTGTTTGTAAGTGAGTATGCTGTTTGGAAGGAAGATGCTGGCAATGGAAGCCTTTTGGCTGCTGTGGCTGAGGCTGCATTCCTTATTGGACTTGAAAAGAATAGGTTAATTGGTTTATTTAACTATAGTTTATATTTCATGAAATTTATCTAAGGTTTAATGTTATATACTAGCTTGTGTTATTTTGAGCTATGTTTTAATATtctctcatttttcaatttttgtctaCAGTGATATCGTCAGCATGGTTAGCTATGCACCCCTAATGGCAAACATAAACGATAGATTGTAATTTTCTTATACTTTACCGAAAAATTTATaccatttatttaaatagatatgatttttcatatatataattatttaaatggaaaaataattgattttgtatgaCAATAGATGGACACCAGATGCAATTGTTTTCAACTCTTATCAACTTTATGGAACTCCAAGTTATTGGCTCCAACAACTCTTCATTGAATCTAGTGGAGCAACTTTGCTTAATTCAACTCTCCAAACTTCTTCTACTTCACTTGTTGCTTCCGCAATTCAGTATAAAAATTCTCAAGATGGGAATAATTATATAAGAGTAAAggtaatttattatatatgagtcaattttttttaacaagaatGAATGTTCATttgaatttaacaaaatttagCTACTTAATTAATATTCACTTCGGAATTATTGAATTTTGTAGGTGGTAAATTTTGGCACTGTCGTTGAAAACTTCGGAATTTCAATAAATGGCTTAAAATCAAATGTGCAACAGACAGGTTCATCAATTGTTTTGCTTACATCTCCTAATATAATGGATGAGAATTCATTCTCAGAGCCAAATAAGGTACCATTTATTGTTGTAAAAGTATATAATATAgaaaatgatatataatataaaaaatgatttatacatttttcaccaaaatatattcttaaaatatttggttttaatccttctttgaaaaataatatgattttgtttCCATAACTTAAAAACGTCTAGTTagtgaaatataaaattgaccttgttaaaaatatttaatttacaattttgtttcattttatgTATGTACAGATTGCTCCTCTACGAGTTCCACTTGAGAAGAAAATCGAGGATTTGACGTATGGACTTCCTCCTTATTCAATTACATCATTTGatctcttaatttaaaatactatGGTGGAATGTATCTTGAATTAAATGGGAGaaattaatgtatattttttttttatttctattccTCCTTATTGTTGAAACAATATTGATAATAAGGTTGATTCTTGTCGTAATTAAGGTTTTATTGAAGTTGTctagaggaaaaaaaaaaaatagagtggTCAAGGGTCATTGCTCACAACACTATTtaatgtactttttttttctttctgggTTAGGTCTATATCCCCTCatgtatttgtaatttttattttaatctacttttagctttaaaaaattattctttctttatcttttttttttccttttagttCCTTTATCTTaatgttgatttttattagtaTAGGAGTACTTTCGTTACTATTCATATATATCTTCTATCTAtaattgttgaatttttttgatcAAAATTGAATCACATTTACAAATTACAATTGATCGTTAAACGTCTAAATAGATCTTAGGTGTATCAAAGTTCTTAGTGTTAGGTTTTTTCATAGTCAAACTCATCCTGACGCAAAACACGTGACACTTTTTAATTGGACCAGCCAACAATGAGAAGGTTTGTGGAAAATAGAAAATTGCTAAGCGTATTTCGCTTAATCTTGCTTATAAATATCAACATCTAGACCACTCCCTCTTCCCTTATTTCAGCTCAATCTATCTCTATCTAAAAAAGGTTGATGTGTTTTTAATAAGGTTCTAACACTTCGGTACATGTTCAAATGAGTTTTCCAAGCGTTGTGGTTATGTTTGGTTTTCGATAAGCATTtgagtttttcttttaaaattgttgAGGTAATCCCCAATATATTTCCTTTACTTTCTTAAGTTTATTATGATACTAGGGGTATGCTCAAATTatcttatttcattttaaatccTTTTAAGTAAGAGTTATAGTATCTTGCGTTATTAttaagttttgtttaaaaatatatggcTTAAATGCATttaattctctttattttgttcaaaattaacTTATAATTATCTCCTTATTTCTAAAATAGAATTgtgttcaatattttttttcatagttATTTGCTTACGTTGTCACTAACAAATGCGCTCATGAAAATTTGtcgtaaaaaaatataagaaaatagataTTGATTAACgacataaattcaattttatctaaTTCAGTTGTATAAAATCAACGTCATAACTGCACTTTCGATGTGAGAGCCAAAAAATCTCATAAGTTATAAAACAGAGGAATCCAATTTTAAACATAGTTgactaaaaattcatttaagcCAAAATATATTGAACTCCTCACAAATCATCAGTAATTATGATATAAGCAAGGTTTC from Cicer arietinum cultivar CDC Frontier isolate Library 1 chromosome 3, Cicar.CDCFrontier_v2.0, whole genome shotgun sequence encodes:
- the LOC101488389 gene encoding alpha-L-arabinofuranosidase 1-like; its protein translation is MSLSNSFTVFVLSLVVCLVIPKCQADANATQTSKLVIDANSGRPISDTFFGVFYEEINHAGGGGLWAELVSNRGFEAGGSSVPSSILPWTIIGDESNIIVSTDRSSCFDRNKVALRMDILCQRISCPPGGVGISNPGYWGMNIEQGKKYKIEFYVRATSPINLEVSFVGSNGVKLASTNIRTFGKNVANWTKMENIVEANATDHNSSLQITTSQKGIVWLDQVSAMPLDTYKGHGFRNDIFQMVADLKPKFLRFPGGCFVEGDNLRNAFRWKDTVGPWEQRPGHLNDIWKYWTDDGLGYFEGLQLAEDLGALPVWVFNNGISHHDEVDTNAISPFVQEALDGIEFARGSPTSQWGSLRASMGHPHPFDLKYVSIGNEDCNLKYFLANKYMKFYKAIRRVYPDIQIISNCDGSVNPLNHPADIYDFHIYTNSKDIFSMSTKFDNAPRSGPKVFVSEYAVWKEDAGNGSLLAAVAEAAFLIGLEKNSDIVSMVSYAPLMANINDRLWTPDAIVFNSYQLYGTPSYWLQQLFIESSGATLLNSTLQTSSTSLVASAIQYKNSQDGNNYIRVKVVNFGTVVENFGISINGLKSNVQQTGSSIVLLTSPNIMDENSFSEPNKIAPLRVPLEKKIEDLTYGLPPYSITSFDLLI